The genome window AGATTATACGTAAACGAATCGTAGTTATCGAGAACGAGCAGCATAATTATTCCTTCGAACTTTCCGCCAGTTCAATCGCCCGCAGCATCGCCCGGCTTTTATTCATACACTCTTTATATTCTAACTCCGGTTCCGAATCCGCCACGATGCCCGCTCCGGCTTGCACGTAGGCGGTGGCGCCGACGGTGACGATGGTGCGCAGGGTGATACAGAAATCCATGTCGCCGGAGAGGCCGAAGTAGCCCAGTGCGCCCGCGTAAGGCCCGCGTTTTGTGGTTTCGAGTTCTTCGATGATTTGCATGGCGCGAACTTTCGGCGCGCCAGTGACGGTACCCGCAGGGAAGACCGCCCGCATCACATCGAAACCGTTGCAGCCGTCTTGCATGACGCCTTCGACATTGGATACTAAGTGCATGACGTGCGAGTAGCGCTCGACGTACATTAAGTCGGTCACTTCGACCGTGTGGAATTTGCAGACTCTGCCGATGTCATTGCGGCCCAAATCCACCAGCATAATATGTTCGGCTTGTTCTTTGGGATCGTTGATGAGTTCTTTTTCAAAGAACAGGTCTTCTTCGGGCGTTTTGCCGCGCCGCCGCGTCCCGGCGATGGGGCGGTAGGTGACGCGCTCGTCTTCGAGTTTGACCAAAATTTCCGGCGACCCGCCGACCAGACACATGTCATCGCAACGGAAGAAAAATGTATACGGCGACGGGTTCACGCGGCGTAGTGCGCGGTAAAGGTCAAGCGGAGTCGATTTAAAATCCATCTGGTTGCGGATGCCGATGACCACCTGGCAGACGTCGCCTGCGCGGATATATTCTTTGGCTTGTTCTACTGACTGTTTGAACGCGTCCGGCTCGACGTTTGAGCGAAAGACGGGGTTGTCGTCGCGTCCGGCGCCGAAACTGGTTTGCGGAAGCGGCGCTTTTAATTTTTCGACGACTTCGTCAATTCGCTTGACCGCTTCATCGTAGGCGGCTTGAACGTCGCCGTCGATGTAGGCGTTGCTGATGACGCGAATGGTGCGGTCAAAGTGGTCGAATGCAATCACGGTGTCGGCGAAAAAGAAAACCGAATCCGGGGTCGCCATCGCGTCTTCATTATTGAAATCCAGTTTTTCAAAAAACTGGATCATTTCATAGCCAAGAAAACCCACCAGACCGCCGTAAAACGGCGGCATATTTTCGACGGGCGCGGGTTGAAAGCGTTTGGTGAATTGTTCGAGATGGTGTAAGGGGTCTTCGCCGCGTTTCACCGTGTGGGTGGTTTCGTTTCCATCATGGTATTCCGTCAGCGTGTCGCCGCGACTGATGAAACGGTGCGACGGGCTAAAGCCAATAAATGAAAACCGGCCCAGTTTTTCGCCATGTTCCACGCTTTCAAGCATGAAGGCATGGGGATCGTTATGCGCCAGTTTCATAAATGCGGTAACGGGTGTTTCGAGGTCGGCCATGATGACCCGGCTCACCGGGATGCTGTTTCCCTGTTGTGAGAGGGCGTTGAATTGGTCAAACGTGGGCTGGTGCATAACAGTTAAATACCTAAATTTGTGCGATTTCACATTGTAGGCGCCGTAAATGCGCTTGCCAAGCCTCTAAACAAGCAAGCAACGATGATCGCAGTGTTTTTTTTTGGTTCTTCCGAAAACTGAGTAGTTTTTTATAAATGGAATTGAAATTTCGCTGCATGCTGCATGGGTACAACTCTGCTCGCTTCAGTGCGGGCTTTCAGGCCCTTTTGCACAGGCGCTTCCAGAGTTGCACCCATGCCGGAATACGTTTTTGTAATCAAATACCGGATGAGCCTTATTTTTGTACTATATCCACTATTTCGAGATTGCATTCCCAAAATATAAATAATACTGTAGGCAGTATTGGGGCGTGAGTTCTAAGTCATTTTAAAATAGCACGTTATGTTTATTGCGGCGTGTTGGATTTAGGTTGAAATTCCTGTGTCATTCGTTTAAAGGTAGCCGATAGTGTGGCATTTTTTAGAAAGTGTGGTATTTAGGTAACAGTTTTGTGATGAATTTGAAGCTTTTTGATTGACGTGGTTACAAGTTCCCATAGAATGATTCATAGAAAACTTGACCCGAAGTGGTCATTCAAATGCTCTGAAAAAGAGTTAAGGAGAAAAAGTATTATGAAAAGCAAACTGTTTCTGAGTGCAGTATTGGCAGTTGCGATGGCTTTGCCTGTTAGCGCTGGCCCTCTCGCAGATGCTACAGCAGACATGCTGTGGGGCGTTGAGTTGGGTGGTTATTTGGACGTCGCTTCAACCTACAACTTGAACGATCCGAACACCGATATGAATTCGTACCGCACCTTCGATACCGATGACGGCGATTTCGTTGACATCCACGCCTTCCAGTTCTATATTGACAAATTGCCGGAAGACATTGACGAAGTTGGTTTCCGCGTCGACATGCTTTATGGCGAAGACGCAGAATTAATCGGCGGCGGCGACGGCGTATTGGATGATGGCAACTTGAACATCTATCAAGCCTACATCTCCTACATCGCTCCGGTTGGCAATGGCTTGACCATCGACCTCGGTCGTTTCGCCACATGGCACGGCTACGAAGTCATTGAGAGCGGCGCGAACGATCAGTACAGCCGTTCCTTCCTCTTTGGCCTCGGGGTTCCTTTCACACACACAGGCGCCCGCTTGACCTACACCATCAACGAAATGTGGGAAGTTAGCTACGGCCTGACCCAAGGTTGGGACACAGTCGAAGACACCAACGACAGCCTGACCCACCATGTTGCAGTCCGCACCATGCCGACTGACGACATCTACATTCAGAACTCAATCGCTTATGGCCCGGAAATGGCCGGCGACAATGGTTCTTACACCCTTCTGTATGACTTGGTTGCCAATTGGCAAGCCACCGACCAACTGATGCTCGGCGCCAACTTTGACTATGGCATCTCCGAAGACGTTGGCGTAGGCGGCGGCGACGCCGACTGGTGGGGCGTTGCTGGTTACGCTCGCTATGACATCACCGACAAACTCTACGGTGCGGTTCGCGGCGAATGGATGAACGACGAAGACAACACCCGCTTCCTCGCAGGCGCTTTGACTGACGTTGAAGTTTGGGAAGTCACCCTTACCCTCGGTTACGAAGTTGTTGACGGCCTCTTGACTCGCGTCGAATACCGTCACGATGACTCCGACCAAGACATCTTCGCGGATGATGGCGCTGCTGGTTCAATGACCGACAGCCAAGACACCATCGCTTTCGAAGTGATCTACAGCTTCTAATTCACGAAAAAAGAACCCCAGTTTGGGTTTGTGTGAACAGGGCGGTTGCTTGCAACCGCCCTGTTTTGCGTTTAGGGGGAGGGAAATTCGCAATTGCCTGGTCCCCCCGGGCGATGATTAAGTCAATCGCATTGGT of Candidatus Hinthialibacter antarcticus contains these proteins:
- a CDS encoding porin, with translation MKSKLFLSAVLAVAMALPVSAGPLADATADMLWGVELGGYLDVASTYNLNDPNTDMNSYRTFDTDDGDFVDIHAFQFYIDKLPEDIDEVGFRVDMLYGEDAELIGGGDGVLDDGNLNIYQAYISYIAPVGNGLTIDLGRFATWHGYEVIESGANDQYSRSFLFGLGVPFTHTGARLTYTINEMWEVSYGLTQGWDTVEDTNDSLTHHVAVRTMPTDDIYIQNSIAYGPEMAGDNGSYTLLYDLVANWQATDQLMLGANFDYGISEDVGVGGGDADWWGVAGYARYDITDKLYGAVRGEWMNDEDNTRFLAGALTDVEVWEVTLTLGYEVVDGLLTRVEYRHDDSDQDIFADDGAAGSMTDSQDTIAFEVIYSF
- the trpE gene encoding anthranilate synthase component I — its product is MHQPTFDQFNALSQQGNSIPVSRVIMADLETPVTAFMKLAHNDPHAFMLESVEHGEKLGRFSFIGFSPSHRFISRGDTLTEYHDGNETTHTVKRGEDPLHHLEQFTKRFQPAPVENMPPFYGGLVGFLGYEMIQFFEKLDFNNEDAMATPDSVFFFADTVIAFDHFDRTIRVISNAYIDGDVQAAYDEAVKRIDEVVEKLKAPLPQTSFGAGRDDNPVFRSNVEPDAFKQSVEQAKEYIRAGDVCQVVIGIRNQMDFKSTPLDLYRALRRVNPSPYTFFFRCDDMCLVGGSPEILVKLEDERVTYRPIAGTRRRGKTPEEDLFFEKELINDPKEQAEHIMLVDLGRNDIGRVCKFHTVEVTDLMYVERYSHVMHLVSNVEGVMQDGCNGFDVMRAVFPAGTVTGAPKVRAMQIIEELETTKRGPYAGALGYFGLSGDMDFCITLRTIVTVGATAYVQAGAGIVADSEPELEYKECMNKSRAMLRAIELAESSKE